The proteins below are encoded in one region of Methanosarcina barkeri 3:
- a CDS encoding C15orf41 family protein yields the protein MDRQTYQIIYSSLHDFKDVFRLSEEYSKPVGVLATILNQKVVKKTRFKHRKIYSRENELFLKWKQGRTILDLAEYTGFPPTLMASLIMKNCQISKKSINWFFKNVDLIENRRLRKEVKKALEADHFFSPHAHEMQCKKGEMGEALIQKWLDDREIQYCTEVEIRAKGDGKTPDFVLETPVCIDNLMVNWIESKALFGDDFEHEHYSKKQFREYAEIFGEGMVVYWYGHLEDIPAEGYLVKNYSFFEEYEKEIDELFNYLVYW from the coding sequence ATGGACCGCCAAACATACCAGATAATCTATAGTTCACTGCATGATTTTAAAGACGTTTTCCGCCTTTCGGAGGAATATTCCAAACCAGTAGGCGTGCTTGCAACGATCCTCAACCAGAAAGTCGTAAAAAAGACTCGGTTCAAACACAGGAAAATTTATTCCCGAGAGAATGAACTTTTTTTAAAATGGAAACAGGGACGTACGATTCTTGATCTTGCAGAGTACACAGGTTTTCCTCCTACCCTTATGGCATCGCTTATTATGAAGAATTGTCAAATTTCCAAGAAAAGTATAAACTGGTTTTTCAAAAATGTGGACTTAATTGAAAACCGTCGCCTTAGAAAGGAAGTCAAAAAAGCTCTAGAGGCCGATCATTTTTTTTCTCCTCACGCCCATGAAATGCAGTGTAAGAAAGGTGAGATGGGAGAAGCACTTATCCAGAAATGGCTTGATGATAGGGAAATTCAGTATTGTACCGAAGTAGAGATTCGAGCTAAGGGAGACGGTAAGACTCCTGATTTTGTCCTGGAAACTCCTGTATGCATAGACAATCTCATGGTCAACTGGATTGAAAGCAAAGCGCTTTTCGGAGACGACTTCGAACACGAACATTATTCAAAGAAACAGTTTAGAGAGTATGCAGAGATTTTCGGAGAGGGCATGGTTGTCTACTGGTATGGGCATCTCGAAGATATCCCTGCTGAAGGCTATCTTGTAAAAAACTATAGCTTTTTTGAAGAGTATGAAAAGGAAATTGACGAGCTATTTAATTACCTGGTATACTGGTAA
- a CDS encoding ribose-phosphate diphosphokinase, which yields MKIIGGPASQLLASRTARALGIEPVLSEFNRFPDGELYLRIAEDTENERVTLIQSMPTDSDFVSLIQLIDACEGAKELNVVIPYMGYARQDKKFKLGEPISARAIARCIRADRVFTINIHEKSVLEHFPGHAENLDAAKLVGEHIAGLNLENPLLIAPDSGAQGLVKRVSSGLGFDYDHLEKTRLSGDTVVIKTKNLDATGRNVVLVDDMIATGGTMAESIKMLRAQGAADVHIACVHPVLARNAALRLFNAGVKDIIGTDTLEKGESRLSVAPLIADALKGL from the coding sequence TTGAAAATTATAGGTGGACCAGCATCACAGTTACTTGCCAGCCGCACTGCCCGGGCTTTAGGGATAGAGCCTGTACTTTCCGAGTTTAATAGATTTCCTGATGGAGAACTTTATCTCCGAATAGCAGAAGATACCGAAAACGAGCGTGTGACTCTTATTCAAAGTATGCCTACTGATTCTGATTTTGTTTCCCTGATCCAGCTTATCGATGCCTGTGAAGGGGCAAAAGAACTCAATGTCGTGATTCCTTACATGGGATATGCCAGACAGGATAAGAAGTTCAAGCTAGGAGAGCCGATTAGTGCCCGCGCAATTGCCCGCTGTATCAGAGCTGACCGTGTCTTTACGATAAACATTCACGAAAAAAGTGTGCTTGAGCACTTCCCTGGCCATGCGGAAAACCTTGACGCAGCCAAACTTGTTGGGGAGCATATCGCAGGGCTTAACCTGGAAAATCCACTGCTCATTGCCCCCGATTCTGGAGCTCAAGGGCTTGTAAAGCGTGTTTCGTCAGGTCTGGGCTTTGATTATGATCACCTGGAGAAAACAAGACTCAGTGGAGATACTGTTGTAATCAAGACAAAGAATCTCGATGCAACGGGCAGGAACGTTGTCCTTGTAGATGATATGATTGCAACAGGAGGGACAATGGCTGAGTCTATCAAAATGCTCAGAGCTCAGGGAGCAGCAGATGTTCACATTGCCTGTGTACATCCTGTACTTGCAAGGAACGCAGCTTTAAGACTTTTCAACGCGGGCGTAAAGGATATCATCGGAACCGACACTCTTGAAAAAGGAGAGAGCAGGCTGAGTGTTGCTCCCCTTATTGCAGACGCTCTTAAAGGACTCTGA
- the moaC gene encoding cyclic pyranopterin monophosphate synthase MoaC, producing the protein MEKQFTHIESGRAHMVDVSEKREVSRLARAAGDIILSEETVEKIRTGNVEKGNVFATARVAAILAIKKTPEIIPMCHQIPITAIDVDFGIGKGMISVEVKVRTVGKTGVEMEALTGVSAALLTIWDMVKSAEKDESGNYPNTSIQNIRVLEKIKG; encoded by the coding sequence GTGGAAAAGCAATTTACTCACATTGAGTCCGGCAGAGCGCATATGGTAGATGTCAGCGAAAAACGTGAGGTTTCGAGACTGGCGCGAGCTGCAGGGGACATTATACTTTCCGAGGAGACTGTAGAGAAGATAAGAACAGGAAATGTGGAAAAAGGGAATGTATTCGCCACTGCGCGAGTTGCGGCCATACTTGCAATTAAAAAGACCCCTGAGATAATTCCAATGTGCCACCAGATCCCTATCACTGCAATAGATGTGGATTTTGGGATCGGCAAAGGGATGATTTCAGTAGAGGTAAAAGTCAGGACTGTAGGAAAAACAGGAGTTGAGATGGAGGCTCTAACAGGGGTTTCAGCAGCTCTGCTGACAATATGGGATATGGTGAAATCAGCGGAAAAAGACGAAAGCGGGAATTATCCAAACACTTCAATACAAAATATCAGGGTGCTCGAAAAAATCAAAGGATAA
- a CDS encoding bifunctional ADP-dependent NAD(P)H-hydrate dehydratase/NAD(P)H-hydrate epimerase has product MKCISSLRMKAIDRNCECLGLLPVQLMENAGALIAQHIREKLESGRVLFIAGRGNNGGDAFVAARHLAGSLGYIVNVVLLGKSRDIGTKEAFRNFSLLKFSRVNIFEITDSSQLEASASELFQETDLLVDAVFGTGISGKLREPESTAIDLINLEGKAGKTVISIDIPSGLDPDGGDFEKAVHAGLTVTFHRMKIGLLSEKAKEYTGVIKVADIGICTDAEQYVGPGDLMMLRRRKSEEHKGDSGKILVIGGGPYSGAPTFAALAALKAGADLVTVAVPAPVAEIVASYSPNLIVRKLSSNVLCPDDLSILLDLISSHDVVVMGMGLGRATETLEAVRKIIPFCRKAVLDADALSALSGTIFESIAGNCELIVTPHAGEFARLRNMETPESLEARIKAVREFSEEKGVVTLLKGKIDIISDGKQTLLNRTGNPGMTVGGTGDVLAGLTGSLFSRNPAFLAAACAAHINGTAGDLAFEKAGNGLLATDVLEKIPEIIKIAEIG; this is encoded by the coding sequence ATGAAGTGCATCAGTTCTTTGAGGATGAAGGCGATAGACCGAAATTGCGAATGTCTTGGGCTTCTACCTGTCCAGTTAATGGAAAATGCAGGGGCCTTAATTGCACAGCACATAAGGGAAAAGCTTGAAAGCGGCAGGGTACTTTTTATTGCAGGCAGGGGAAATAACGGAGGAGATGCTTTTGTTGCAGCCAGGCATCTTGCAGGCTCTTTGGGATACATTGTAAACGTAGTACTGCTGGGAAAATCCAGGGATATAGGAACGAAAGAAGCTTTCCGTAACTTTTCCCTCCTGAAGTTCAGCCGTGTGAATATATTCGAAATAACGGATTCAAGCCAGCTTGAAGCTTCGGCTTCGGAACTATTTCAGGAAACTGATCTGCTCGTAGACGCGGTATTCGGAACCGGAATAAGTGGAAAGCTCAGAGAGCCCGAATCAACGGCTATCGACCTTATAAATCTTGAAGGAAAAGCCGGAAAAACTGTAATCTCGATTGATATACCCTCAGGACTAGATCCTGATGGTGGAGATTTTGAAAAAGCCGTGCATGCAGGGCTTACAGTTACTTTTCACCGTATGAAAATCGGGCTTTTGAGCGAGAAGGCAAAAGAATACACCGGAGTGATAAAGGTTGCAGATATCGGAATCTGTACTGACGCCGAGCAGTATGTTGGTCCAGGGGACCTCATGATGCTGCGCAGGCGGAAGTCAGAGGAGCACAAAGGGGATTCCGGAAAAATACTTGTTATAGGGGGAGGTCCGTACTCAGGCGCTCCGACTTTTGCAGCTCTTGCAGCCCTTAAGGCTGGAGCAGACCTTGTGACAGTAGCAGTTCCCGCACCTGTAGCCGAAATAGTAGCATCATATTCTCCTAACCTGATCGTCCGAAAACTCTCTTCAAATGTTCTCTGCCCTGATGATCTTTCAATCCTTCTGGACCTTATAAGTTCCCATGATGTAGTTGTAATGGGAATGGGGTTAGGGAGAGCGACAGAAACCCTGGAAGCCGTCCGAAAAATCATTCCTTTTTGCAGGAAAGCGGTTCTTGACGCCGATGCCCTCTCAGCTCTTTCAGGCACCATTTTTGAAAGCATTGCAGGCAACTGCGAACTGATAGTAACCCCGCATGCCGGGGAGTTTGCCCGCCTGAGAAATATGGAAACTCCTGAGAGCCTGGAAGCTCGTATTAAAGCTGTCAGGGAGTTTTCGGAAGAAAAAGGGGTTGTAACACTTCTCAAAGGAAAAATCGATATCATCTCAGACGGAAAACAAACCTTATTGAACAGAACGGGAAATCCGGGCATGACCGTAGGAGGTACAGGTGACGTCCTTGCAGGGCTTACAGGATCGCTTTTTTCCAGAAATCCAGCATTTCTCGCGGCAGCCTGTGCTGCGCATATCAACGGGACAGCCGGGGATCTGGCTTTTGAAAAGGCAGGAAACGGGCTGCTTGCAACGGATGTCCTGGAGAAAATTCCTGAAATAATTAAAATAGCCGAGATAGGGTAA
- a CDS encoding DHH family phosphoesterase → MLNLSKDADSNLKSTVKPRYLVLGSGSVGFALAKELRESNKLVIIVDKDEAKVETLREEGFEAIVGDISDPELVDKIDLKNVVVILFLTSNNEANRKGIENFKKAINPDVQLFSRASDIINKEKMEDLGADYVFMPSKLVASSLSRSLERAESVHRGNRLARWLKGIRDKRLAIVIHDNPDPDAISSGLALKEIAKSIGVEANILYHGRIGHQENKAFVNLLGIDLGKMEENGLKGYDEIALIDCSIPGVNNMVPPNSFVGIVIDHHPPGETEIKAEYIDIRPNFGATATIMTKYLQQLNINISKTLATALLYGIRTDTQDFKRKTDPADLSAASYLYPLSNHGILDQLEQPSMAIETLEVLGEAIRNRQVLGSYLLSNVGNIRDRDTLPQAADYLLSLEGISTTVVFGVTEDRIYISGRSNDIRINLGEVMRQAFGEDAGGHANAAGAQIPLGVFSATKDRQTLLRLVNEAVVKRFLSAVGVESVGE, encoded by the coding sequence TTGCTTAACTTATCAAAAGATGCGGATAGCAATCTTAAAAGTACAGTCAAACCCAGATACCTTGTTCTGGGAAGTGGAAGTGTCGGTTTTGCACTTGCAAAAGAGCTCAGGGAAAGCAATAAGCTCGTGATTATTGTAGATAAAGACGAAGCTAAGGTTGAGACTCTCAGGGAAGAAGGCTTTGAGGCGATTGTAGGCGATATCTCAGACCCTGAACTTGTCGATAAGATTGACCTTAAAAATGTTGTTGTTATACTTTTCCTGACTTCCAATAATGAGGCTAACAGAAAGGGCATTGAGAATTTCAAAAAGGCAATTAATCCTGATGTTCAACTCTTTTCTCGCGCCTCAGATATTATAAACAAGGAGAAAATGGAAGATCTTGGAGCAGATTATGTCTTTATGCCTTCCAAACTTGTTGCAAGTTCCCTTTCCCGCTCCCTTGAGAGGGCAGAATCGGTTCACAGGGGTAACAGGCTTGCTCGGTGGCTTAAAGGGATAAGGGACAAAAGACTTGCTATTGTAATTCACGATAACCCTGACCCGGATGCTATTTCGAGTGGATTGGCCCTGAAAGAGATTGCAAAGAGCATTGGGGTTGAGGCAAACATCCTCTACCATGGCAGAATAGGGCATCAGGAAAACAAGGCCTTTGTAAACCTTCTAGGGATTGATCTCGGCAAGATGGAAGAAAACGGCCTCAAAGGCTACGATGAAATTGCCTTGATAGATTGTTCTATTCCCGGCGTTAACAATATGGTTCCTCCCAACTCGTTTGTGGGTATTGTAATTGACCATCACCCACCAGGAGAAACCGAGATAAAGGCTGAGTACATAGATATCCGGCCTAATTTCGGGGCAACGGCTACTATAATGACAAAGTACCTCCAGCAGCTCAATATTAACATCTCCAAGACCCTGGCAACAGCCCTGCTCTATGGAATTCGGACTGATACTCAGGATTTCAAGCGAAAGACCGACCCAGCAGATCTTTCAGCTGCTTCGTACCTTTACCCCCTTTCGAACCACGGAATTCTTGATCAGCTTGAGCAGCCTTCAATGGCCATCGAAACCCTTGAAGTGCTCGGAGAAGCCATAAGAAACCGGCAGGTGCTTGGAAGTTATCTTCTCTCGAATGTCGGGAACATAAGAGATAGAGATACACTTCCGCAAGCTGCAGATTATCTTTTGAGCCTTGAGGGGATCTCTACAACCGTAGTTTTTGGGGTTACCGAAGACCGCATTTATATCTCCGGGAGAAGCAACGATATAAGAATTAACCTCGGTGAAGTTATGCGCCAGGCTTTCGGAGAAGATGCCGGTGGACACGCAAATGCAGCAGGAGCCCAGATTCCTCTTGGAGTTTTCAGCGCTACAAAAGACCGGCAGACATTACTCAGGCTGGTTAATGAAGCCGTAGTGAAAAGGTTCCTGAGTGCCGTAGGAGTAGAAAGTGTGGGAGAATGA
- a CDS encoding oligosaccharyl transferase, archaeosortase A system-associated yields the protein MVTTNKGMGCPVAKRPAHNLKFGIISLTAVILIAFLMRMISYSAVTANGSINVLGYDSFYHMRRILYTAVNFPQPLNFDSYINYPNGFEVGWPPLFDFLGALLANILGGGHPSLYTTEFAGALLPVLLGVLAIIPLYIAAASVFDRKTALLGALIFAVIPAHVYISRFGAVDHHVAETLLSTSAYACFLLALKWAREGSLSLASLKTISSEKKLIKSLALAGVSGLFFALLIYTWIGAPVFVSFIVFYAFIQTTLDLKAGKSSAYLLICSTVTLLATLIFTIPLSAESLRPGLEMSAMYVSWFQVFYMLIMIAGTLILWGFSLYISKKDLDWKYYPAALILVSVAGLLSLRIFSAESYSFIIEGMNFFLGKGEYIGTISEALPMFLTAQGKLTFSPVLGSLGLCFLSTLGGFFLLGLEWKGEKAKPEGVFFLLWSVFFAYLTLSQRRFSYLFAVNVSILTSYFLWVLLQSFNFETEVRKLVKSGSISEKNTVPALKAGKEVKSKTKSKSKTNNSSVSKNNSQPDYFKIVSSLILLGLVFIPCTWAGLAFAKDQGVIDPVWKDSLTWLGTSSPETSYYLDPSGTPEYGVLSWWDYGNWIVYQAKRPAVSNNFQTGVDDSAHFFTTASEEEAKAIMEKLKVKYVITDNLMAGGKFGSIVELAGGDISKYLNVQTVSGNGGFRTVATAKKEYTETEIYKLQQLDGSNLGNLRLVHESTASVEDNDTTGDVKIFEFVPGARLSGTADPGQNITATLELSSNTGRKFTYQNEVTSDKNGSFEITVPYSTENKAGGVSALSTYSLNAGGNATTSEIKVTEDDVLKGNRVEVKIPDSK from the coding sequence ATGGTTACTACGAACAAAGGCATGGGATGTCCGGTGGCAAAACGGCCCGCTCATAATTTAAAATTCGGTATTATTTCTTTGACTGCAGTTATATTGATTGCTTTTCTCATGCGCATGATTTCATATTCTGCCGTTACTGCAAACGGAAGCATAAATGTTCTGGGATATGATAGTTTCTACCATATGCGGCGCATTTTATATACAGCTGTCAATTTTCCCCAGCCCCTTAACTTCGATTCTTATATCAATTACCCTAATGGTTTTGAAGTAGGGTGGCCGCCTCTTTTTGACTTCCTGGGTGCGCTGCTTGCAAATATCCTGGGGGGAGGTCACCCGAGTCTGTATACCACCGAGTTTGCAGGAGCTCTGCTGCCAGTGCTTCTGGGAGTTCTGGCAATAATTCCACTATATATAGCAGCTGCTTCGGTATTTGACCGAAAAACCGCACTTCTTGGGGCCTTGATTTTTGCAGTGATTCCAGCTCATGTTTACATTTCTCGGTTTGGAGCAGTTGACCATCACGTAGCAGAGACTCTCCTCTCAACTTCGGCTTATGCATGCTTCTTACTTGCTTTAAAGTGGGCAAGAGAAGGCTCTCTTTCCCTGGCCTCTCTCAAAACTATCTCTTCAGAAAAGAAACTAATAAAATCGTTAGCTCTTGCAGGAGTATCCGGACTATTCTTTGCACTTCTGATTTACACATGGATAGGAGCCCCGGTGTTTGTAAGCTTTATTGTATTCTACGCATTCATACAGACCACACTCGACCTTAAGGCCGGGAAAAGCTCAGCCTATCTTCTTATATGTTCTACTGTGACCCTTCTTGCAACACTTATCTTTACCATTCCCCTGTCAGCAGAGTCCTTGCGTCCAGGTCTGGAAATGAGTGCAATGTATGTTTCCTGGTTCCAGGTGTTCTATATGCTCATCATGATAGCCGGAACCTTAATCCTCTGGGGATTTTCCTTATATATCTCGAAAAAAGATCTGGACTGGAAGTACTATCCAGCTGCTTTAATACTGGTTTCTGTAGCAGGGCTTTTATCTCTTAGAATTTTTTCCGCCGAATCCTATTCTTTCATAATTGAAGGAATGAACTTCTTCCTCGGAAAAGGTGAATATATAGGCACGATTTCCGAAGCCCTGCCAATGTTTTTAACTGCACAGGGAAAACTTACTTTTTCTCCAGTACTGGGAAGTCTCGGGCTTTGTTTCCTTTCTACTCTGGGAGGCTTTTTCCTGCTTGGCCTTGAGTGGAAAGGAGAAAAAGCAAAGCCAGAAGGGGTGTTTTTCCTTTTATGGTCAGTCTTTTTCGCATATTTAACGTTATCTCAGAGGCGTTTTTCATATCTGTTCGCAGTAAACGTCTCAATCCTGACTTCATACTTCCTCTGGGTTTTACTTCAATCTTTTAACTTTGAGACCGAAGTAAGAAAGCTGGTAAAATCCGGTTCCATTTCCGAGAAAAATACCGTGCCTGCACTTAAGGCAGGAAAAGAAGTGAAGTCAAAAACAAAATCAAAATCGAAAACAAATAATTCTTCAGTCTCAAAAAATAATTCTCAGCCCGACTATTTTAAAATTGTTTCATCCCTAATACTGCTAGGGCTTGTGTTTATCCCCTGCACATGGGCAGGACTTGCTTTCGCAAAAGATCAGGGCGTGATTGATCCTGTATGGAAAGATTCTCTGACATGGCTTGGAACTTCGAGCCCTGAAACTTCTTACTACCTTGATCCGTCCGGAACTCCCGAATATGGAGTTTTGAGCTGGTGGGATTACGGAAACTGGATCGTTTACCAGGCTAAAAGACCTGCAGTTTCAAACAATTTCCAGACTGGCGTAGACGATTCTGCACATTTCTTCACGACGGCCTCCGAGGAAGAAGCAAAGGCAATTATGGAAAAGCTCAAAGTAAAGTATGTAATAACCGACAATCTGATGGCGGGCGGTAAGTTTGGGTCCATTGTCGAACTCGCAGGCGGGGACATAAGCAAGTACCTAAATGTTCAAACCGTCAGTGGAAATGGTGGGTTTCGAACCGTTGCAACTGCTAAAAAGGAATACACGGAAACCGAAATATACAAACTTCAGCAACTTGACGGGTCAAATCTCGGAAACCTCAGGCTTGTCCATGAAAGTACTGCTTCTGTGGAAGATAATGACACGACCGGTGATGTAAAGATATTCGAGTTTGTCCCCGGAGCCAGGCTTTCAGGCACTGCAGACCCAGGACAAAACATTACTGCGACCCTTGAGCTTAGCTCGAACACAGGCCGAAAATTCACATATCAAAATGAAGTAACATCAGACAAAAACGGTTCATTTGAAATAACCGTACCTTACTCGACCGAAAATAAGGCAGGAGGAGTCAGTGCTCTATCGACTTATTCCTTGAATGCAGGAGGGAATGCCACAACCTCAGAAATCAAGGTAACGGAAGATGATGTACTGAAAGGAAATAGGGTAGAGGTGAAAATTCCAGACTCAAAATAA
- a CDS encoding glycosyltransferase — MKIAIFHDYFGAIGGGEKLVLMLAKYFNADVITTDLNMESVKKMGYSDIHIISLGKTPKVPPLKQISASFQFASCDFSKEYDFFIFSGNWAYFAAKKHKPNLYYCHTPTRAFYDLYETFISRQPIWISIFFRIWVRLHRPVSEYYLSHVCKIVTNSKNTSARIKKYFHRDAEVIYPPVETSKFTCKEYGDFWLSVNRLYPEKRVEIQIEAFKKMPEEKLVIVGGYSKGDHAKSYAKNILDNLPENVKVLGEVSETELLDLYSRCRGFICTAMDEDFGMTPVEAMASGKPVVAVNEGGFKETVIDGKTGMFVEADAQNIIRAVKNISKNPSNYGNECFKRAALFDLSNFVNAMKNNVTPENCFYER, encoded by the coding sequence ATGAAAATAGCCATATTTCATGATTATTTCGGAGCCATTGGCGGCGGAGAAAAACTTGTTCTCATGCTTGCAAAATACTTCAATGCCGATGTTATCACTACTGACTTGAACATGGAGTCCGTAAAAAAGATGGGGTACTCCGATATACATATAATCAGCCTGGGGAAAACCCCAAAAGTACCTCCTCTGAAGCAGATTTCCGCATCTTTTCAATTTGCATCCTGTGATTTTTCAAAGGAATATGATTTTTTCATTTTTTCAGGTAACTGGGCATATTTCGCAGCAAAGAAACACAAACCCAACCTGTATTACTGCCATACTCCTACACGAGCTTTTTATGACCTCTACGAGACTTTTATCAGCAGGCAACCTATCTGGATTTCAATTTTCTTTAGGATTTGGGTCAGGCTCCACAGGCCAGTTTCCGAATACTACCTTTCCCATGTTTGTAAAATCGTAACTAACTCTAAAAATACCTCAGCAAGAATCAAAAAGTATTTCCACAGGGACGCTGAAGTTATCTATCCCCCTGTAGAAACTTCAAAATTTACCTGTAAAGAGTACGGTGATTTCTGGCTTTCAGTAAACCGGCTCTATCCTGAAAAACGAGTTGAGATTCAAATTGAGGCATTTAAGAAAATGCCCGAAGAAAAGCTTGTCATTGTTGGGGGATATTCCAAAGGAGATCACGCAAAAAGTTACGCAAAAAATATCCTTGACAATTTACCTGAAAACGTAAAAGTTCTTGGTGAGGTTTCAGAGACGGAATTACTTGACCTTTACTCCCGTTGTAGAGGTTTTATCTGCACTGCCATGGACGAGGATTTCGGGATGACACCTGTGGAAGCTATGGCAAGTGGAAAACCTGTTGTAGCTGTAAACGAGGGTGGGTTTAAGGAAACGGTAATCGACGGAAAAACCGGTATGTTTGTGGAAGCAGATGCTCAAAATATAATCAGGGCAGTAAAGAATATCTCGAAAAACCCGTCAAACTATGGAAACGAATGCTTTAAGAGAGCAGCTCTGTTCGATCTCTCAAATTTTGTAAATGCTATGAAAAATAATGTTACCCCAGAAAACTGTTTTTATGAGAGATAA
- a CDS encoding ABC transporter permease: MNIGLILELAKRDITEKYSGSTLGALWNFIYPLVDIFIFTVIFANLMGSRLPGSSSVYAYGFYLTSGVVAWNAFSNTVSRTATVYLDKKHIITKVKVDLSSFPLYIAISESITFVVTMGVFLFLLLISGYGIKPVILFVPLIYLVQQFFAYSLGFFIGIFVVFIRDLREIVRIVLQFWFWFTPIVYVYDILPEYVKEIMVYNPAFTFIHAYHSVFIYEQSPDLEAILYLFLLSFAILLCAGFTFKKLEKDVRDFI; this comes from the coding sequence TTGAATATAGGCTTAATTCTTGAATTAGCAAAAAGAGATATTACTGAAAAGTATTCCGGGTCTACCTTAGGAGCTTTGTGGAACTTCATTTATCCACTTGTAGATATTTTTATATTTACCGTTATATTTGCTAATCTTATGGGATCGCGTTTGCCTGGCTCGTCTTCGGTTTACGCATATGGATTTTATCTTACCTCTGGTGTAGTCGCCTGGAATGCTTTTTCAAACACGGTATCAAGAACGGCCACTGTTTATTTAGATAAAAAACATATAATCACAAAAGTAAAGGTTGATCTTTCTTCATTCCCTCTTTATATTGCTATTTCGGAAAGTATCACTTTTGTCGTGACAATGGGAGTATTCCTGTTTTTACTTCTAATTAGCGGATATGGAATAAAACCTGTAATCTTATTTGTTCCGTTAATATATCTGGTACAGCAGTTCTTTGCCTATTCACTTGGATTTTTCATAGGAATATTTGTTGTTTTTATAAGAGATTTAAGAGAGATTGTAAGAATTGTACTTCAGTTCTGGTTCTGGTTTACACCGATTGTATATGTTTATGACATACTTCCGGAATACGTCAAAGAGATTATGGTCTATAACCCTGCGTTTACATTTATTCATGCCTACCATAGTGTCTTTATATATGAGCAGAGTCCGGACTTAGAGGCTATTCTGTATCTGTTCCTGTTGAGTTTTGCAATTCTGCTGTGTGCAGGTTTTACTTTCAAAAAGCTTGAAAAGGATGTTCGAGACTTTATATAA
- a CDS encoding ABC transporter ATP-binding protein — translation MIKVSGVSKTFKSYHSPADRLKEKIFRKKYHREINALQNISFEVKEGKTLGIVGQNGAGKSTLLKILSGVLLPDEGSIKVDGKITGLLELGTGFDHELTGLENIFMNGTFLGMDKDEIERKKDDIINFTELGEFIYDPIKTYSSGMLMRLAFSIAMHAEPKCFLVDEALSVGDAYFQQKCMRKILEFKNDGGSIIFVSHDMNAVKTICDSAILLDHGHIISSGDPKDIIDYYHGIILSKSHMGNTEVIVNEITDDHTGHKNPSASTGEVELLSFKVLNSKNEEILHIESEQVVKVIYQVKALKELSDPHFGLHVRNNLGVSVFETNTYCSGIKTFTLKKGQIAELTWEFLFPLSAGDYSFSVGVANKGYGRDAFEEYLLMAHDIEVLKVIPNSNAIVYSGVFNMKPKIEIQERLGKE, via the coding sequence ATGATCAAAGTATCAGGTGTTTCAAAAACATTCAAGTCATATCACTCACCCGCTGACAGATTAAAAGAGAAAATCTTCAGGAAGAAATACCACCGAGAAATAAATGCATTGCAAAACATCTCTTTTGAAGTCAAAGAAGGAAAAACTCTCGGAATAGTGGGACAAAATGGGGCTGGCAAATCTACTTTATTGAAAATACTTTCCGGTGTTTTGCTTCCTGATGAGGGTTCTATAAAAGTAGATGGAAAAATTACCGGTTTGCTTGAGCTTGGAACGGGTTTTGATCATGAACTTACAGGTCTTGAAAACATTTTCATGAACGGGACATTTCTAGGAATGGATAAAGACGAAATTGAAAGAAAAAAAGATGACATCATTAATTTTACAGAGCTTGGAGAATTTATTTATGACCCGATCAAAACGTACTCGTCGGGTATGCTTATGAGACTTGCGTTTTCAATAGCAATGCATGCAGAACCAAAATGCTTTTTAGTCGATGAAGCGCTGTCAGTAGGAGATGCATATTTTCAGCAAAAATGTATGAGAAAAATATTAGAGTTTAAAAATGACGGTGGCTCTATTATTTTTGTATCTCATGATATGAACGCTGTGAAAACAATATGTGATTCGGCAATACTGCTGGACCATGGTCATATAATCAGTTCCGGCGACCCAAAAGATATAATTGATTATTACCATGGAATAATTTTGAGTAAATCACATATGGGAAATACCGAGGTAATAGTAAATGAAATAACAGATGACCATACAGGTCACAAAAACCCAAGCGCTTCAACAGGAGAAGTTGAACTTCTCTCCTTTAAAGTCCTGAACTCAAAAAATGAGGAAATATTGCACATTGAGAGTGAACAGGTAGTTAAAGTTATATATCAAGTTAAGGCCTTGAAAGAATTATCCGATCCTCACTTTGGTCTTCATGTTAGAAACAACCTGGGTGTGTCAGTATTTGAAACAAATACATATTGTAGTGGCATTAAAACTTTTACTCTAAAAAAAGGACAGATTGCAGAACTAACCTGGGAATTCTTATTTCCTCTCTCGGCAGGAGATTATTCATTCTCTGTCGGTGTGGCAAATAAAGGATACGGAAGAGATGCTTTTGAAGAATATTTGCTCATGGCTCACGATATAGAGGTATTGAAAGTAATTCCTAATAGTAATGCAATTGTCTATTCTGGAGTTTTCAATATGAAACCAAAAATAGAAATTCAAGAAAGACTTGGTAAAGAATGA